The sequence below is a genomic window from Phoenix dactylifera cultivar Barhee BC4 chromosome 8, palm_55x_up_171113_PBpolish2nd_filt_p, whole genome shotgun sequence.
cagccttggccgaccaacgagcggaatctcccgaggctcggccctcggatgccaggctaatccgatgatcatcccgggagcagactagcctgaagccccgaccggtcgcctcggcttgcgccagccttggccgaccaacgagcggaatttcccgaggctcggccctcggatgccaggctaacccgatgatcatcccgggagcagactagcctgaagccccgaccggtcgcctcggcttgcgccagccttggccgaccaacgagcggaattttccgaggctcggccctcggatgccaggctaacccgatgatcatcccgggagcagactagcctgaagccccgaccggtcgcctcggcttgcgccagccttggccgaccaacgagcggaatttcctgaggcctgacaaccctcagatgccaggctaacccgatgatcatcccgggagcagactagcctgaagccccgaccggtcgcctcggcttgcgccagccttggccgaccaacgagcggaatctcccgaggctcggccctcggatgccaggctaacccgatgatcatcccgggagcagactagcctgaagccccgaccggtaaatactgttacgggggaacttagccaccatgccccacgtgaccggcacgcgcgcccaggaagactacagcagccccttgatccagcaatccgaccccgagtcggacatcttcggctccgcagcccgaccccgagtcggctgccccttgatccagcaatccgaccccgagtcggacatcttcgtctccgcagaccgaccccgagtcgggcatctctcgacaacgacagtctattccccagaggcacgccgcggccctctgctccactacacccagcaacggtcgtatccggcgctgctccacgatcccctgtaacagccgtacaaagcggagctccactacgccctgtcatggccgtacccagcgctgccccacgacgccctgtaacggccatatcagtggcagctccatcgtgctacacgatgaccaaccccccaaaaggaccccccagcctggtatatatgcggctggggggaaaagggggagggtaagcaagaacttccaaagcattctcttacttgctactattatctctccttctcctccaatctcctctgacttgatcgtcggagggcccccactaccccagtggtggtgcgaggcttgcttgcaggttttccggtggaaggtggagcgcaatcaacaccaaccaaggcaactcaaacggaaccccgttcacaccgctgtgccaatcgttctcggtttggaccaccagcaacaacatGCATTCCATTCATATTCGTATAGCATATGCCCAACTTCTCTGGATTTCATATATCATATGCAGtagaaataaaaattatatttaatattatatttcacATGGCACAACTCATATGAtatgtctttcttttctttttaatcatgAACAAAATTTTTGCAGGAAAAAGATCCAAAAAACTGACGCCCAAGCTTCAAGGAGACAAGAAAGAAAAGCTGGTCTAGCATGCAATACCAATTTCGAACCAAATCTAGCCACCCGCCAGATGAGCTTATTATCCTACTAGAAGACATGCACGAGGCTTAAAAGAACAAGCATTTGGAGCTCAAAACCCTAGTCTTGGAGAGAAGTTGCCCATCAAAATCATTGAAGGATagtttaattatttaaaaattccaTATAAATTTACGTGTTGAATGCCATATATTTTTGCAGCTCAATCCATCTTCCAAACTTAGTATTCATGCCCGTCAATTGGATACATGTCCTGTTACAAGTCGAATGTTCACACAATCCTCAACATCATTTGTTTTAAACTACCAAATAAGCGTAAATTTACCTTTCAATTCTACAATGCCTATTGATCTCCTAGCTCCCAAGCCCTATGGTTTTTGTGACGGCGGAATTTGATCCTATATCCTGTTAGGCAATAATTTCTTTGGGGTACAAGCATCTCTCAAAAGCAAACTCTCCAGTGGTGCATGATATTATTCATATTGTACAAATTTGTTTCACCTCACAGTCTTCATTTGCATAAGGTCCCATCAATATGTTGTTCTCACACAGGAATTTGGCAgctacttaaaaaaaataaaaacatattttCCTAACCAAATTCAAGaatttatagaaaagaaaaaggcgaCAACACACAACATTGCTTTTGCCATTTTTATTCCGTGAGAAGCATCCTGACTTGATGGGCCAACTCTTGGCATGACACATATCTAAACCAAGCCCGAATAAAAAATGGACCGTTAAACTTAATTTGCTCGCCGGGCCCATTAACTCGACCGATCTCTTATTAAGCAAACAAGCGACTGTGGCCGCACGTTATGGTTTGCAGAGGATAAAATCCTTCACCGTTTCCGCCCGCATCCCATTTTTTGCGGCGACGACTGCCGAGCTATCCCTCTCACAAATAGAGCGGGAGCGACCGAGCGAGAGCCGAGAGGGattgagggagagagagagagagaaatggtGGTGGTGATCGGTGGAAAAGGGTTGGGCCAGCTCCTGGCGGCGCTGGCGGCGGCGTTCTTCCTCCGGGCAATTACCGGTCCTGGCCCCGCCTTGgcgccggaggaggaggaggaggaggaggaggagcagtCGGAGGATGCCGGGAAGATCGCTGACGACGAGGAGGTTCCGGACTCCGGCAAGGTCTTTCCGGTCACCATCCGGTGGAGTGCCGTCACCTGCTCCCTCTCCGACAAGCGAGGAAAAACGGTAAGCCGGCGGCGACGAAGCCCCCTAACTATTCTGTCCATATTTCGGATTCCTCACTACACGCGTAAGCTAGTCCAGAGTGCATTGTCACGCTATCGTGCTCCTGTAGGGTTGTGCAGGTTAGCATGAGAGCCGTAGCTTTTCTAACTTGTTCCGTCCCGACATTGTTTCCGGCCTGGCACGAGGTCTCGAGCTGTTTCTTGATTGTCTTCGTGAATgcatgatatttcttctaataTTAACAATACTTCCTTTCTTTTAATATACTGCAAATCTCGTCCAATACCTTAAGTTTATGTAGAATTATTTGTTTCAGTGTAATTACTGGTTTTCTAATATTTtggcttcttttctttcatcGTAAGATAATTTGTTCATTCTTATATCTCCGTTCCATTTGTCAATTTCAAGGGGGAGAGATGGACAATTGGGCAGCTAAGAATATTGTGGACACTCCCGTTATTgtcattatttattattattattattattgtatgATGTGTTTCTTAGGTGAGGTTTCTGCTGACAAATGTGAGCGGGGAGGCCAAGCCAGGAAGGTTACTTGCAATCATGGGGCCATCGGGATCAGGGAAGACCACATTGCTCAATGTGCTTGCCGGGCAGCTCGCAGCGTCCCCCAGGTTGCGTCTTACCGGGCATCTAGATGTCAATGGACGGCCAAGAACAACTGGAGGTTATAAGTAAGTTCCCAAGCATCTTGATGTCAGTGCGCCTTTCTAGATTGTTTAAGAACGATGAAATTTTCACCAGAGTGAGTTGCCTTGGTGAAGTTCTTTCGGAATAAAGCAAATATGTGGTTTTGCAGGATGGCTTATGTGAGACAGGAAGACCTTTTTTTCTCGCAGCTGACAGTTCGGGAAACATTGTCACTTGCTGCTGAGCTCCAGCTTCCCGAGTCATTATCAGCAGCGAAGAAGGATAAGTATGTGAGCCAGCTCCTGTTCCGATTGGGCTTGGTAAGTTTGGTATCATCACTAAAAATAAGATAAATTGGTGGAGTAAGGACTGTGACTGATGTCATATGCATATAATAGAAGTTTCGGCTAGTTTACTGCGATGATACTGAAACTCAAGACATGCATTAAGGTGGAAAATTGGTTCTTCAGTCGATAAATCAGGCGGTCCATTTCAGGTTGGAAAGTTGACTGGCCAATCAAGGAAGCCAATTGACCGATGTCTTGAGTTTTCTCTGAACCTCCAAAAGAGAAGTTGAAACTGAAATATTTGAATATTAATTGAGAATTTGAGATCAATCTGTATAGTATTAAAAACTTCAAAAATGGCCAAAACTGCAACCCATCTTGTTCAACTGAGACTTAAACCAAACCAAAACCTACTAAACCCTTAagattcaaaagattttttttataaaaatcattaaatatatcaaaatttttGTGAAGTTGTTGCAACAAGCTCCTTTCACTCTCAGCTTAATGCATATTCTTTCGTCAAAGTCTCTTAAAATGTACCTCGACTTTTCATtatctatttattatttgatttcTTTCTATCAATACTAGAACTTGCAAGTCATGTTGGTCAGACTTTTTTCTTCCATTTATttgattgaaaatgaaaagaccTGTGCTAATGAGGAAATAAATGTTTTTGGGTGAGAAAAATGTTCCTTTAGCAAATTCTAGTTTTTATAATTCATTATTTTCAATTTCCATATAACGGATACAGGGTACAAGCTGTActtatcttcttttattttttgttgaatATGTTTTCACTTCATCAAAAGGTCAACTGTGCTGATTCTATTGTTGGTGATGCAAAAGTCCGTGGAATTAGTGGTGGTGAAAAGAAGCGTCTGTCACTTGCTTGTGAACTGATTGCTAGTCCATCTGCTATCTTTGCAGATGAACCTACAACTGGTACGACCGTGCTTTCATCACCAATTCACCAACATCATTACTTTTTGTCTTCTCCAAATAACTTATTGGTAGCTTCTTTATCACCATTTAGCAAATTGGTCCATGAATAACTAAACACATTTCTTTTAGAGATATgtacttttggaaaaaaaatttaaaacccaGCCATCCGTTTGAACAAATAATAGAACATGTGATTCACTAacatggtatagtttcacacaTTGTCTTGCAATGTGAACTTTTTAGAtttgtttatattatttttttgctgATGAATTGGTCAGGTGAAAATAAAGACTGATTCTAGGTTGGAGGTTAGGCTTTTTGATTTTGAAGGTGTGGTCAACATACATGTGACTGCAGCCTGGCAATTCCTACAAATGCTGCTGGTACACCCAAAACAAACAGCAAGTGGGCCTTACATAGTAGCAGCTGCGTGATAATGGAGGGTAGAGGTGGGGTTAACctagtatatcttatgtctCGAGCCTATGATTAAGGTaaagaaaataattaaatagAATCAGATATGTCAAGATAGCTATCATATTCAAATTTCAGCTGCGAAAATAATATACTGGTATTTGAAAGGCATCATTGCCAACCTGTTTCTACTTTTTTCAAGTTTGCTGTCCATCAGAAATTCCTAAAACTATATATAATGATGTGGTGCTCATTAtttgatataaaaaaataatttcaaaactttTCTTATATAGATAGATCCATTGCTCAGGTGAAATATTTAACTCAAGATGTTGGAGATAAATTGGCTGaagaataaatcataaaaatgCAACATAACTAAAAGTGAATCATAAAAATGCAACATACTACCAGTCATTTTTCCTACTTAGCTCTTATCATCTACTACTATAAGATTCAATACAGCTTAAAATGAAAAGGTTGGATAAACATCAACTGTAGAATTTCCTTAATAAAAAAGTGATGCTCCCATATTTTTTCCTTGATTCCTTTTGTTCTTCCCATTGAAGTCTTCCATACATCTACATATGCTTTTACTTTTCTGGAGCATGCTCTAGTAGCAACATAATGTCAATTATAGGATGCTCTGCTCCAATGCATTCAAAGTAAACAGATCTAGTGATCCACTTGACAGCAAGGTTTTGGAGCGAAGATGGAGCAGCTAGATGGTAaggttttcatcaagttcacagtcaagaggaagaagaaaatcttACCAATCCACTAAGTTTAGAAAGAAAAGACTACAATTTGGATAATCTTTAAACATGTCCCGGTCTTATGAGAGCCTCAACATTGAGACCCGCAGTTACCATGGATATGTATTTCTCTGTCAATACCTTTATATCAATTCATATTTGCAGACATAGCTCATGGCAGGCATTAGCTCTCTGCATTTAAGCAGTGTGAACTGTTAGTTGTACAATGTAGGTGTGAGTTAACTGCCATCTTGGACTAAACTTTTGTACTATTTAAAGATACTGATTGAATATTTAAAGTACCAAAGAACAATCCAACGTTTCTTTGTTTACTTTTTTCACCAGACGGGGAGCTAGATTTGACATTTAATCTCTCAGGGTTGTACTATCACCTTTTTTTCACATTTTTTCAAACCAGTCAATTATGGTAGGTCTGTTTGATTCTGTGCATGCCAACAGAATTGTTTGTGGTTCATGCAGGTCTGGATGCATTCCAGGCAGAGAAGGTTATGGAAACTCTTCAACAGCTTGCAGAAGATGGACATACTGTGATATGCTCTATACACCAACCTAGAAGTTCGGTATATGGCAAATTTGATGACATTGTGTTGTTATCAGAGGGGGCTGTTGTTTACATGGGTCCTGCAAAAGATGAACCTTTGACATACTTCGCAAAATTTGGGTTATTACTTTTCCACTTTTTCCACCCTGTCATTGTTtcaaagcttaaaatatttttacaaCTTACTTTGTCTTACATGTATTGCAACCATATCTTGTTTTTATGCAGTATCAATTTTGTTTCTCTGCTGCCGACATTTTGAAATTTATAAAATTGAAATTTGAGAAGAAAGTGTTGGAGCAAATGCATTCTCATTAGCACATTAGAAATAAATGTACTTAAATGATTCCTTAACCCTTTTAACTGCACTATATATCAATCATAGATTTGGCTATTGTTCATTGTTTTTCCTTACTAATTGTTTATGAGTGTGTCCACTCAGACAGAGAAAAAAAGCCTTTTTATGAGTGTGTTTACTATCCTATATTTTCATTCTCACTCTTTTGCATGTCATTCTGGTTCTTTTCCCCTGTGTTTATAAATGCAATGAAGATGAAGATGCATCGACTGTAAAATTGTCATCATGGCTTTCTTAATAAATGTTGTTTGTTCTCATCGTTAAATTAAGTTTAGGTTTTGCTGACTTATTCTTGCATGCTAACTACAGCAGGTATcaaaaaaaatgcttctatAGTTGCATATACCTCGTGGTTTTTGACTTTCTGTTATATTAACTTAGTACAGTCAATCTTTTGACATTTTGGATGCTGCTGTATCAGGTATCATTGTCCAGACCATGTGAACCCTGCTGAGTTTTTGGCTGATCTCATATCAATTGATTATAGCTCAGCTGAAAGTGTACATTCTTCCCAGAAAAGGATTGATGATCTTGTTGATGCGTTATCTAAAAGCACTCCATCTATTCAGTGTACTAGTCCAATTATGCAATGGGAGGTCTCCAAAGTTCCATCAAAGTTTCGTAGGAAATCTGTAGTTAAGAAGCGAGGTGGTTGGTGGAGGCAGTTCCGGTTACTCCTTAAACGAGCATGGATGCAGGTTAATGTCATTCATTATTGTTCGTTTCAGTTTCACTGTGTGCTTAttgcttaatatatatatttttaaaaatcataTGCTGTTGTCGAAGATTTGAGAAAGCTCAGTACAAAGAAGGATGTGGACTGTTAAGTAAGAAAAGATGATGAAAGATCGATCCTGAATGATTTGGATCAGGTCTATTGCTCAATGTCATATAGTTGCTATGACATTATATCATGAACTCCTCACATTATCGTCCAAAGTAGGATAACCATGAGATAGTAATCAGGATCAGATCATTGTTGCAAGTTTCAAGGTACATCAAGTCAATGTATAAAAACAGATCCCAAAGAAGGTATTCCATTTATGCAGTTATAACTGCTCGTCTCGTAACAATTTGTAATGTGTCATCACCGTCTATAATTCTATATGAATAAACCTTTGAAAACTCTTTTATCTATGCCTTCTGCTAATTGGGCAATTTGAATTGATAGTCATGTTATTTTATAATCACCTTCTGAATTCATCTCAATCAGCACTCAAGGGTTCTGTTATGCTCAGGCTTCTCGTGATGGACCTACAAACAAAGTTAGGACAAGAATGTCTATTGCATCAGCAATCATATTTGGATCAGTCTTTTGGCGAATGGGTAGAACTCAGACCTCAATACAAGATAGGATGGGACTTCTTCAGGTATGCATCATCCTTGTGCTTTTTGGTCCTAATGccttatatctattttttttaaaggtgTCTGTTCAATGGATTAAAGATGCATTGACACCTTTTATGTGTTGAATCTTAATGTCTTCTAACATCTGTGGCTTAAATACTACAATGGTCAAACAGTTATTAATCTTCTAAAATATGGAAATTCTTTCGAGCACCAAATCAAACCATGTGAGTCCAATCTCGCGACTGATAATATCCTTTAATTCTCTCATGTTCTTTCCTTTTGAGTTAGCCTGTCAATAGTGTCTTTCTAGATTTATCAAGAACAACATGAAGCAGTATTAAAATCATGTGTGGCTAGAGTGAGAAAATAAATCTCCCAGTCAATCAGCTCTGCCaatgaaatctcaagattaGGTAAAAGCGTAGAAACAGATTTCAGAGTAGCTTAAACCCAAGAAGGAGACAAATCAAGAATTAGTTTCAAGGTGACATGCAACTTATCCTTTTGGAGCTGACGTAACAAACTACGCGAGCCTCCCGATGAAGCCCTCTCTTTTGGAATCTCTCTTCTGTTTAGCGAATCGGGAATCGGAACTATTTAAAGGAATTCAAGTTGCAATCGGTCACTTTCAATGTGTTCTGCGTGTCTCGTACATGAACATTTGGTGATATTtttcttaataattttttaactgTTCTTATATATGCAATCAATATTTTAACATTCCCCTCAAATTTTTGTTTGTCAGTTAAATGTTCAAGATCTCTATTTCTTTGATTCTTCTAGTAGTTATCTATGATTTGTTGGAGGCATACTCTTTCACATTGTGTGTTCTTAATTCTTGATAAGGTGGGCATTGCCCTTAAAAGAGTTTCCTTCTTGACTTTGGTTGCCTAACCTTCCAATGGAGGGGGAAAAAAACATGTAAATGGCATTAGCATC
It includes:
- the LOC103722985 gene encoding ABC transporter G family member 7, yielding MVVVIGGKGLGQLLAALAAAFFLRAITGPGPALAPEEEEEEEEEQSEDAGKIADDEEVPDSGKVFPVTIRWSAVTCSLSDKRGKTVRFLLTNVSGEAKPGRLLAIMGPSGSGKTTLLNVLAGQLAASPRLRLTGHLDVNGRPRTTGGYKMAYVRQEDLFFSQLTVRETLSLAAELQLPESLSAAKKDKYVSQLLFRLGLVNCADSIVGDAKVRGISGGEKKRLSLACELIASPSAIFADEPTTGLDAFQAEKVMETLQQLAEDGHTVICSIHQPRSSVYGKFDDIVLLSEGAVVYMGPAKDEPLTYFAKFGYHCPDHVNPAEFLADLISIDYSSAESVHSSQKRIDDLVDALSKSTPSIQCTSPIMQWEVSKVPSKFRRKSVVKKRGGWWRQFRLLLKRAWMQASRDGPTNKVRTRMSIASAIIFGSVFWRMGRTQTSIQDRMGLLQVAAINTAMAALTKTVGVFPKERAIVDRERAKGSYALGPYLLSKLLAEIPIGAAFPLMFGTVVYPMARLHPTLSRFAKFCGIVTMESFAASAMGLTVGAMVPTTEAAMAVGPSLMTVFIVFGGYYVNAENTPAIFRWIPQVSLIRWAFQGLCINEFSGLQFEHQHSFDIQTGEQALDRLSFGNSRIRDTIIAQGRILMFWYWTTYLLLKKNRPKYQQLLPPEYQQQE